GCCAAaagttgtcttttttttttacctaatgaaaaataatgaaaattcaAGGTATTTTGACCAAATTGTTGTTTATATTCTATTCCAATATTAAGCCAAAACAGTGTTAACCACAAAAGGAATATTCCAATGGAGTTATGATAAAATCATAATACAAACCGAAAAGAAAATGGAAATTCACAAGTATTTAAACATGGTTTCACAAATTGAAGCACAAGGCATAAAAGACGAGATAGCAAGAGACCAATAAAAGCATAAAGAGGCCTGCATTATTCTGACCTGAGATTTGTTTTCTTGCACCTAAATTTTGATTGAATTAAAATAACATGATCTACGAGGGAAGTTCCTATTTGAAgtgaagattttgaaaaaatcTATATAACTCTTATGGTGCTGCTCATTTGAGGCAAATTAAGCAAGCATAGGAACATCATATCATAGTACTAAAGGGACtaagattttgaattttgaaaacaGCTGAGTATCTTAAGAGACATAATGGGTGTGCATGATGTATCACAAAGGTGGGATGTGAAATGGGTTGCTGCAAAGGTTCTCATTGCTTTGATTCTTGTTGTCACAGTCTCCGCTGAGAACACCACCTCAGAGTCAAATCACACTCTAGACGTTGATAGCAATCTTCATTACCCCCACACTTGGCCGGTAAGAGAGTTCACAAATACTCTGCTAGCAACTTTCATACCAAAATAAGCTGTCATAAGATTTTGTTATCACTCACTACAGTAATAACTTTATTCGGGGCAATGCATGTGAATTAGTATTTGTATGTCAAGAACGTTGAATTGAAATTAACTTTGTGTTGTTTTAACTTTTGTGTTGTGTGCAGAGTATGAAATTTGGATGGAAAATAATAGTAGGAAGCATAGTTGGATTCCTAGGATCAGCATTTGGGAATGTTGGAGGTGTTGGTGGAGGTGGCATCTTTGTGCCCATGCTTACCCTCATTATTGGATTTGATACAAAATCAGCAATAGCAATATCAAAATGTAAGAACTACCATTGTGTCCCCTTCctttataattagatattaaaacgTTTTCACGAAATTCCGACTATGTGATCATATTATTAGTTAACATCACATTTTAAGTACCTGTGATTCCATTACGGTTTTGTTTAAAAGACTTCTGCATGATTTACCACCAAAAAAGTGTTTTCacattaatttttcatttagatATGATGATCTTGATAATGTCAATACACTTCAGGTCGGACCAAACAATCTttataaaatgtatatttatcaCATGATTTAAATGTTAATATGCATAAACTATTCAGGACTCTTGACCTCTAAACCACAGAGGCGTTCTGAATATCAAAATCACCTGAAAATGGCCAAATTCCTCTTTTAATAAGTAGCTATTCATCTTATCTGCTCTGTACTTGTGGCTATTTTTACCTATTTTTTGAATACTATTCTTTTGAAACTTACATGGATGGAAAATAAATGCATGTTTCCATACTTTTGGTGAAGGCATGATTACTGGCGGAGCAACAGCAACTGTTTTCTACAATTTGAGGCAAAGACACCCCACACTTGATTTGCCTGTGATTGATTATGACTTAGCACTTCTCTTCACACCAATGTTGATGCTTGGAATCAGTATTGGAGTTGCTTTCAATCTCATTTTTCCTGAGTGGATGCTAACAGTTTTGCTAATAATACTTTTTGTCGGTAAGAATCACTGAACAAAATTGAGACACTATTGATTTGCTCAATTAATTTCTTTCATCTGATGTGATCTGAATGTCAAACAGGGCTTTCAATTAAATGCTTCTTTAAGGGTGTTGAGACATGGAAGAAAGAAACCATTATGAAGAAGGTAATTAATTGCTCCATTAAATACCCTCTTTTGTACTTTAAATTTCTTTCAAGTTTTGTATTCTGATTCTTGAGCATGCATCAATGTTATGATTCCAGGAAGCTAAGAAGAAGAATTCACGGATTAGTGGTAAGTGGTTTGATATTATTTGTATTCTACCTTTCTGTATATATAAGTGTTTATCACACATGACTTGCTATTTTTGAATCTAATCAGACATTGCAACTCCAGAAGATGCTGCACATTATATTCAGACAGAAGACCCTGCAAAAGAAGATACTAAAGAGCCAAGGAAAAAGGTAGTATAAAATGCTGAACGTTATTGATTCCATATATTTTAAACATCTGTTCTTTCAAATGAAATCTAAAACTGTCATCCAGGTTTCTATAGTTGAGAACATTCGTTGGACGGAACTTGGACATCTTTTCACTGTCTGGTTCATGATACTTTCTTTAGAGATTGGAAAAGTTGGTACCTATGAGCTTTTGCACTCAAAAATTGAGTTTTTCATTTCTTGCATCGGAGTCATTGACAGCATAATATGATGATAATATATGCCTCTTTTTTGGAACAGAATTACGCAACAACTTGCTCTAAAGTGTATTGGGCCGTGAATCTACTTCAGGTACGAACTACTATAGGAGAATTCAATTTCTGGAAACCGTAGTTGTCAACTTATATTTTTGAACTCTCCTTAATGAAGCCAATATGGCCTCATAGTTGTTCATATATTTTTGGTTGTAGGACCTATGAAACCCTCAGTGTCATTATCATGGTGAATATTGAATTcacttgtttatttattttggtcATTTAGGTCCCCATAGCTGTAGGAATGAGTTCATACCAGGCCATGAGACTATACAAAGGGCAGAGAGTGATAGCATCAAAGGGAGATCAACAACGAAAATGGCGAGTGTGGCAGTTAATTCTATTTTGTGGTTGTGGAACACTTGCCGGGACAGTTGCTGGTTTGTTAGGCCTTGGTGGAGGATTCATCTTGGCACCCCTTTTCCTTGGATTAGGAATCCCTCCTCAGGTAcctttcattcttctttctgtCATCAAGTCTCTCTATGTACATTTTTCATGGAAACCACTCTGATTGGGTAATTTTTTCACAAAGGTTGCAAGTGCTACATCCATTTTGGCAATGGCCTTTTCTGCATCTATGGCTGCTTTGGAATATTACCTTCTCAAACGTTTCCCTGTTCGTTACGGTTAGTACGCATGAATTAATGAAGAATGTGGTAGATGAGGAGTAATTTTGCTTAGTTCCAAGAGCATGCACCTAGTAGTAGATAATTTTAATGGACTAATAGCCTAATGAAGCAATAACTTGTGATATGTTATGGGTATTTGATGTTAAAGTTTGGATATGGTGTTGCAGCCCTTTACTTGGTAGCTGTAGCCACTGCTGCTTCACTTGTTGGACAGCATTTGGTGAGAAAGATGGTTGCCGTATTGGGGAGAGCATCTGTGATCATTTTCATCCTAACCTTCACACTTTGTGTTAGTGCAGTTTTACTAGGTAAGTGTAAGATGGTTTTATTTGCAGAGTGTAGTTTTATGAGCCAAATGTAAAATGCTTTTATGTGATCACAGGTGGATCTGGAGTTGCACACATGATTCAAAAGATTGAACATAAGGAGTACATGGGATTTGGAAACCTTTGCACGTACAAGGTTAAACATTAAGGCATAACATTCAAGGGCAGGGCTCCTTAATGCAGTTTTGTATTGTCTTTTGTTGCATTAGTGccacatttttgtatttttatgttGGTGTATACTTTAATTCACTTGAAATACGAAAATTCATTGTAttacttttcaaatttcaaCAATTAATcctctagaaatattttgaattcaCATTTCCTTGGGAAGCCAAGGCTTAGGCCACAACATTGGTTTTCTCTATATTTATGTATGTGtttcatttctttatctttaaAGTTGAATCGAAGCAATCTTTGATTTCTGTATGTTTAAGAGCCTCCATGTGATTAATATCTCATCTCATCCTTCACTGGGTGTAATTTCTTAGAATTGTAtgtttttaaatgaaatataaattccCCGCAAttgaaaacaataaaagaaaaaactgtATGTAAAACctacaaaaaaaattgcatGCGAGGTTATTCGTATATGATTATTGTGTCAAATTCCACCCCCACCAACACCTCCAACATTCCCAAATACTGATCCTAGGAATCCAACTATGCTTCCTACTATTATTTTCCATCCAAATTTCATACTCTGCACACAAcccaaaaataaaaacaacacaGTTAATTCCAATTCAATGTTCTTGACATGCAAACACTGTCCACGTCCATTGCCCTGAATAAAGTTATTACTATAGTGACTATTTgaaattgaaacaaaattttATGACAACATATTTTTTTGTGAAAGTTGGTATCAGAGTATGTGTGAACTCTCTTACCGGCCAAGTGTGGTGGTAAAATTTGTTAGCATGAAGATTGGTATCAACGGCTATAGTGTGATTGGATTGTGAGGTGGTGCTCTCTGCGGAAACTGTGACAAGAAGAAGCACAGCAATGAGAACCTTTGCAGCAACCCATTTCACATCCCACCTTTGTGATACATCATGCACACCCATTATGTCTCTTTAGATACTCAGCTGTTTTCAAACTTCAAAATCTTAGTTCTCTTAGTACTATGATGTTCTTTTGCTTGCTTAATGTAACTTCAAAATCTTAGTTCTCATGCCTCCGACCAGGTTCCTTCGCAGATAGCTTATGCATGCAGCCTGCCACTAGCTTCACAATTTACGCCCAAAAATCTAGAATTTATTATGTTACATTATCAAGATTTAAACgtcattaaaattaatttaacaaaACGAACTATATTGACCATGAAACCAAAATAAGAcatttcaaaatatcaaaatgaTAATAACAAGAGTTAAGAAGTTAACCATTTTTAGtcaaaagtaattaattataaaaaggaGTTAATAAGttgtcctttttttttcaaaaataatgaTGGGTAATTAATTGGATACATTATTTAATGATGGGTAATTGGATTCAAAAATAATGATGGCtttggtgatttttttttcctcacATTATTTTAACAAGATCACCGAATTGGGTCTAGACCCACTTTAACGCGTTGAGCCTATTCGGTCAGTCTTATCGGGCTACCTGATGGTTCAATTTACTCGGCACAATTCCTAGTAGTCCCAAgaatggagaaggtcgtcatgCTTGACTTAGACCTCCTCGAACTGCCATAATGGAGGAGGTCGACTTGCCCAACTTGAACCTCAAGCTACCAAAATAGAAAAGGTTGACATATTCAATTTTCTCATGATTTAGATCAAAATAGAATACATCCCGACTTTACTCGGTATGTACAATCAAATATAAGACGATACACAACAAAAGTGTAACTTTTCTTCATCTATAACCTAAAATTTAATATGTTGTACAATATCATGACTTTATTAATGTTTAAGTTGATATCAAATTAAcaaccaaaaaaaatattaacttatgTTACATTACGTTCACATAACAGTAAAAACaccttatttaataaaaataatagagtAGATCCAAATCAATTATGAAGTCAAAATGTTATTTGATTAGACATAAATTTAATTGATTAGAAAGAACAttctaataaattaaaacatgcATGGCCTCATGTCTAATCCATAAATTTAATTGATTACAAAGAACATTCTTCCCTCCTCCCTATTCTTTCTCTCCTTTCATATCACTACAAATCAACACTGTTTGGTCCTGTTGCTGTTTTTTTGAAGAAATACAAGAAACCGGTTTTAAGCCAATTTCTTGAGTTTATAAAGAGATATTAGGGTGAGTGTATTCTGTTTTTTAGTGAGCTTGTCCTGTTGATCAAAGTATAAACCAGCACACATAATAagtttgaattttctttttggTAAGTGGGTACGAGCATGCTGGATGTGTAAGTGAGTTGGGGTCCagttttttttagtgtatgtTAGGGTGTTGTCATGCTTTTTTTGTTGAGAAACTTAGGCTTTTAGCAGATGTTATAAACAGAGATTTCACTGCATGATGTAATAGATTTTTATGTACTTCTAGCCTGCAgggtttgtataagggttgagacaccctAAAATGTcccttaatttaattttattaattttttttttaaaaaaaaaaactacaaatcAACCCAATCAATCATAAAGAATAAATACACTTTCTCACAGCTTTCAAATTCAATTAAAGAGTAAATAAATCCAACCAAACACCCTGTAAATGAATAGGCTCCACATATCAACATGTTTCGaagttatttttaaactataataaaatGGAAAAGGGTTATAATAATATGTCAGTTcaatgtgataaaaaaaattctttcataaaataattaaccatatctattttttttttttatctttgattGGATTGTGATGCAGGTAAAAGTATGGTTTTCTGGAATACATAAAAGTAGGAATAAACTAAttataatcaattaaattattcagaatattagagaaaaaacaaaaaaaaataatatttatttgtagCACTTAATGTTGGagaaaattcaaactttaataaataaataatgttagTTAGTTAAGATTTAAAAGATAAcaatgacaaaaaataattttaaatagtgTAGCtaagattaaataaaaaatatttagttagttaagatttattttagaatttacacaaagatttaaagataaaaatttaatttattcatttattatgcaagaaaaaaacatatcaagaaaaagaaaaacaaatggAAAATTTATGGTTAAAGAAAGTGTATctaaatattgttattatttggtttgtaaatttttttccctaaataaatcaagaaatataGATTTTCCGTATTTATAATCTGATATTGATGTATGTATATACGTATGTGTATATtttgctatatatatatatatatatatagagagagagagagagagagagagagtgcaTGCATGTGTGAGAGCAGTCTTAGTGTTTCTTTATTGGAATCTGAATAGATGGCTTCTTCGTGTTCTTCTTGTTCTGCTCGTTCTGGCTCTTCTTCATGTTCTTCTTGTTCTGCTTGTTCTGGCTCTTCTTCTTGTTCTCCTTCTGCATATGATT
The sequence above is a segment of the Phaseolus vulgaris cultivar G19833 chromosome 2, P. vulgaris v2.0, whole genome shotgun sequence genome. Coding sequences within it:
- the LOC137809784 gene encoding sulfite exporter TauE/SafE family protein 3-like; translated protein: MGVHDVSQRWDVKWVAAKVLIALILVVTVSAENTTSESNHTLDVDSNLHYPHTWPSMKFGWKIIVGSIVGFLGSAFGNVGGVGGGGIFVPMLTLIIGFDTKSAIAISKCMITGGATATVFYNLRQRHPTLDLPVIDYDLALLFTPMLMLGISIGVAFNLIFPEWMLTVLLIILFVGLSIKCFFKGVETWKKETIMKKEAKKKNSRISDIATPEDAAHYIQTEDPAKEDTKEPRKKVSIVENIRWTELGHLFTVWFMILSLEIGKNYATTCSKVYWAVNLLQVPIAVGMSSYQAMRLYKGQRVIASKGDQQRKWRVWQLILFCGCGTLAGTVAGLLGLGGGFILAPLFLGLGIPPQVASATSILAMAFSASMAALEYYLLKRFPVRYALYLVAVATAASLVGQHLVRKMVAVLGRASVIIFILTFTLCVSAVLLGGSGVAHMIQKIEHKEYMGFGNLCTYKVKH